A segment of the Haladaptatus sp. R4 genome:
GAGAGTTGATACCGTCCGAATCGACGGCGTTCGCAACGCCGGTATAGAACTCCTCGGTAAACCGCTCCGCGTAACCGGAGAACTGATCGAAGGGAGCAAGAAGGTTGTCCACCTCGAAACCGTACGATTCGAGCGTCCGTTTCGAGTCGTGAAGGAGATACCGCATCGTTTTCGGCGTCAATCGCTCCCGGGCGGTGTCGGCGTCGAAGGTCGTTCCGACGGGTTCGTCGAGCACCATGTATCGGTCGTCGTCGTCGTTTCGACCCGATCCGACGATTTTCCGTGTGACAGACTTGTTCCCGTCGTAAATCTCGACTTCGTACCCGGGGTGGAAGGGATGGGAGGCGTGAGGTCCCTTCGGGTACGCCCGGGTATCATCCGGTTCGATGTCCGCTGCGAGTGGAAAGGACGTGAGCGACGTGTGATCCCTGGTGTGGGACATGATCTCGAACCCGAACGACTCCATCTCCGACAACTCGTCCGCGGTTGCCGCCCGACTCATGCTCTCCGACCCATCGGTACCCACCCATTTGGAGACGACTCCGATGGAGGCCGGAACGCCCTCCTCTTTGTGCACCGGAAACGCTTTCGTGTAATCGGTTACCGGTCCATCGTCGTAAACGAGAACGATTCGACCCTTAGTAGTCGGCTTCGCGCTGACCGTTCCGGTTACGACCCTACCTGCGATCGCTGTCGCCGTCGCTGACGTGATGAACTCTCGGCGTGACACTGCCATTGGATAATTCTGCGACGACGTTCGTAAGTATAAGTATCCAGCACCTGTTGTGTCTTAGGAAGTCGTTACTTAATCGATGTAGCTACGGTCCGATGATCCCGATCCCCGTGGACGGAACAGTATACGAGATTGACATCGAAATACGGTCGAAATAATATCAGAGATAGCACAGACTAGGTTTGGAACGATGACTCGATAGGAGCGTTGTCAAAAAGTTCGACGGGTCCCTTCGAGGGACGTTACTGTTGAATGTCGTCGATAACGTCGTCTCGGTGCCGATGACACGCTGCCTCGTGGAGCGACGTTCCGTGTTGGGTCGGCACCTCGTAGTCGGGGATTTCTTTCGCACAGACGCTCGTTTCGGCGAACGACTCGTTCAACAGTTCCGTCGCACCGTCCCAATCCCCAGCCACTATTCGGCCGATGGCGTCGTCCACGATGCTCCCCGCCTCACCCTGCGGGGTCGTTCCATCGAAGAAACGGTCCACGAGGTCCGACTCCGTCGTCGGTTCGAACGACCGGCGCTGGACTTCCCGGAGGAACCGAC
Coding sequences within it:
- a CDS encoding polysaccharide deacetylase family protein yields the protein MAVSRREFITSATATAIAGRVVTGTVSAKPTTKGRIVLVYDDGPVTDYTKAFPVHKEEGVPASIGVVSKWVGTDGSESMSRAATADELSEMESFGFEIMSHTRDHTSLTSFPLAADIEPDDTRAYPKGPHASHPFHPGYEVEIYDGNKSVTRKIVGSGRNDDDDRYMVLDEPVGTTFDADTARERLTPKTMRYLLHDSKRTLESYGFEVDNLLAPFDQFSGYAERFTEEFYTGVANAVDSDGINSRGQIDPYGIRRDYFIEYTDWETISGELDTIAETNALGVFGAHTQREEVTPEKIRRMIRAAKRRGIEIVTLRQALADAGFGPETATTTTTTTTTTNETTTTETATGNGTATSTGTGTVVADSTESSGGENLLDRYGPVGAVGCVGAGLGALWWRQNDAE